DNA from Oxyura jamaicensis isolate SHBP4307 breed ruddy duck unplaced genomic scaffold, BPBGC_Ojam_1.0 oxyUn_random_OJ178, whole genome shotgun sequence:
aaggatcatcaagtccaactcttgacaccgcacaggtctacccaaaagttcagaccatgtgactaagtgcacagtccaatctcttcttaaattcagacaggctcggtgcagtgacaacttccctggggagcctgttccagtgtgcaaccaccctcttggtgaagaaccccctcctgatgtcaagcctaaatttcccctgcctcagcttaaccccgttcccgcgggtcctgtcactggtgttaatggagaaaaggtctcctgcctctcgacactcccttacgaggaagttgtagactgtgatgaggtctcctctcaacctcctcttctccaggctgaacaggcccagtgacctcagccgttcttcatacgtcttcccctccaggcccttcaccatcttcgttgccctcctctggacactctccagagtgtttcatgtcctttttatactgtggtgcccagaactgcacacagtactcgaggtgaggccgcaccagcgcagagtagagagggacaatcacctcccttgacctactagcgatgccgtgcttgatgcaccccaggacacggttggccctcctggctgccagggcacactgctggctcatattcaacttgctgtctaccacgacccccagatccctctaAGATAAATCTAGAGTATCTGAAACTTGTAAAAAGAAGTTCACTTACATAGAGTTTTTTGGTATGAAAATTTTGGACCAAAGTCTATTGCTATGCTGATGCTTTCAACAGTGTTAATACTATTTTCAAGATCTAATTGCATATCTCCCTTCCTTGTATCAGAAATACAGCAGAGCTGTACCTCTCCACCAGTGATTAAAAACGGTGTTCTTCTTAGCCCTCTATTGCTTAGCTACAAAAATGGTTCTTCAGTAGAATACAGTTGCCAGCTTTACCATTTTTTGGATGGACCTAGCACTGTTTACTGCAAACAAGGAAACTGGACAGAACAGCCGACTTGCTTAGGTAAggtttgtgaggaaaaaaataaagagttgtGGCATGTaatgtagaaaagaaaagctggaaaggacctctaGATAATCTTCTAATGactgccttttctctttcatttgagctaacagatttcaaaaacattatcaACTATACCTAGCCCACTGCTGCTAAGTGTCTTCTGGCCTCTTCTTAGTTCCTCTGTTTTCCTGAGTGAAGGAAAAGTAGGCAGGAATACTACTTCTGATGACTTACAAGAGTTCTTTGtttatccttccttccttcctgtaaTGAAATGATTTCTACACCACACATCCACTCCCCCGGCATCCTTTTCTAAATGTATTCACTTTAAGTTTTCAGTCCACTGTGAAAAATGCCAATAAATTGCCGattcagtttaaattatttatttctaagtgAATGAAACATACCTACTCAGGATTGAAAGACCCAGGTCAGCTTTCTTGGATCTCAATAATCAGATTTAACAAAGTctgtgaaataatgaaaactcaTCAGCTATGAATATCGTGTATGTTCTAAGCCTCCCATTAACTGCATTATCCTATCCATGTCTTCTGAGATTTCTTTTCAGTCCCCACCCAATCAGTTGGGAAATACCCTGTACTGTAGGTGGTTTGGGGAAATATCCATGCCAATGTTTTGTTACAGTGCTGTCGTTAGAATGTGTGATAGGTCAAttctccttgcctttccttccaAAAGCCATTAATAAGGACCTCTGTGAAGCACTGATTCTCTTGAGACTTGcagaaatttatttcttcaacTGACCTTTGTCAGGCTTTATTAAAGTGGTGCAGTGGATTCAAAAGTTAGAGGTTAATTGTCTGACAGAAAGCTAGGTTACCCAATTTGATCCTGGTGCTAAGAAGTCTGTCTGAAAGTAACCAAAACGATACTGGCCTTGAAGAACCTGAAAAAGActaaagaaaaccacaaaattctggaaaacaacaacaacaacaacaccaaaagTCTAAATGCTTTATGCAGTGACAAaacataggggaaaaaaagcaaacaaagaattGTCAAAACACTTCTTTAGGTTAATAGCTTAAATTTCCTATGTGTTAGCTCCTTCTGTCCCAGAAGGGCTTGCCAAGTGTGACAGGTTGGTTTGGATGGATTAATAttccataaatatttcacaaactTTTCACGTTACAGTAAACAAgttctcttcttcttcagtgGTATACCCTGGTTGCTGTatgtttgcaaatatttgtagAAACCCGATTGTACgtgaagttattattttttgcatgttcttTTTGTTACTTCAGCCTATTTCCttacttttgctttctttttaaatgtgtttttagttCTACTTCTCACAAGATTCCAAAACACTTTCTAATTACGCATTtggatttctctttctctaCTCCCGCAAAAGGCAGTTAAGAAATcacttcatagaatcacagaatatccgagttggaagggacccgcaaggatcatcaagcccagctcctgggtccccaaaggaccacccagaaaaatcagttcatgtatctgagagcattgtccaaacttgattgcttttatttcccagaTCCATGCATTCTTAATGTAACTGCTATAAACAATAACAACATAGAGTTAAAATGGAGACGGGAAGAATTAATGTTCCTACATGGTGACCTCATAGAGTTTGAATGTAAAGAGGGATATGATTTTCCCCAGACTACCCTTCTGTCTCCTGGGAGGACGCAGTGTAACCACGGGAGACTGACATACCCCAAATGTGTCCTTAAAggtaaagcaatattttttgtttgtccttttGAATTTATCAGTGTCAAACCTATTTAGAACCATTTGCTCCAGTGGTGGAGGCCTAGAATGTAttgtcaataaaaataaaagttcagtATCTGACAATACAGGTACATTGATAAATATAGCTGAGCATAGCAAAAACAATACAACTTCCTTGGATTGGAAGGCCAtagaagggaggaaggagctgttCTCCAAGTACAGGGAGCTCAAAGCTCTATAGAAAAACAGCTGTAAACAATGAAATGCACACAAGGGGTTTCTCGTGGTTAGAATTAGACGGGAGGTTGCGTTCTGATTTGAGACATAATGCAGGAGTAATGAGCATACACTGGGAGTTGATAGTTATCTAGTGCTGGCAGATTAAAGCTGCTGATTGGTTAGTTTCTTATCCTGAATGTTTCACAAAGATGTTTGCTGTTATTCCAGCTCCTATGGAAAAATGTGACTCTCCACCTTCTATTGCAAATGGAGCTCTTACTCTCCCACCCCTTGCCCAGTATGAGAGTGGTTCTTCAGTTCAGTATAGTTGCTATGACTATCATTTCTTGCAAGGATCTGAGAGAATCTACTGTTCTGCAGGCCAGTGGACTTCACCACCGGTTTGTATAGGTAGGCATGAGAAGATACATAAGCGTTTGTTTCTCCTATTCAGATGCTTTGCATTTGTAAATTGAGTATTGTCAGCTGGAACATTAAGATCttcacttcatatttttatttattttttatttattttaatttagagaTGACAGCTTTAACAGATGCAAGAGTAAGAGTTTGGCTTTTGTATTAGATAAGTCTGACATGCCTGCAGTGtccaaaaatgcagcagtgtcACGTATAATAGATTAAGAGAATGGGGAATAATAACCTGCATTCTCAGCGTCAATTCCAGTCACAATGACATGAATTCAAAAATAGTCAATTTATTAACACTGAATATGTCTCTATTCTTTAGAGCCATGCACTTtgtcaaaaaatgaaatggagaaaaataacgTGCTGCTGGAAGGGTTTTATGAGAACCAAGTTTACTTTTACCACGGGGATTATGTTGGATTTTACTGCAAACAGAACCATTTTGGAGAAGAATCTGGTACAACTTTATTTCAAGTGCAGTGTAAGAGAGGACAGCTAGAGTATCCAAGATGtgtcaaaagaggaaaataagtgtGAACTTCAGGAACGTTCAGAGGAAAGGTATGTTGTTTATCTGGTATTAAAAGGTGCATTAATACTGCTTCATATTTCAAGATGACTGCAGTTGACTTTCAGAAACGGGTGTTCAGTGGCATAGTTGAATCGGAGCCAaagtgggagggaaggggggaagcGGTATGCGGCACGAGGACTGGGAAATCGGTGGGACAACGCAATGTTGACACACCATGTGTGGAAATTTTAGGAAGGAGTAGTTCTTTGAGGCTTATAATGCTAAACTTGAGAATGCATCACAATCTGGAGAACTTGAGCAAAGCACCATTACAAGAAGATGCTGAACAAGTAGTGTCCTGTGTTGTAAGGATCTTGGTGGTTTTGACATGATTGCATTTATGACTCCAGAATATAGCTAAACTGCGAGATAATTTTGTGCCCTTCAAACTGTAATTTTACAGTGAGAGAGGAAAAGCCAATTTCTTTTGTACAACTTAACAGCACGCATGTCTCCTTCCTTAGGTAAGAAGTCTCCAAAGGACATGGCTCAAGGgacaagaaaaggagaaagcatttgAAGAGAATGCGTGTAAGGGatgaaaacatgtaaaatatagaaatatgtGAGTTCCACTCAGTAGTTAATAATTAATCTTAAATAAAAAGTCAAGCAAACAGCTTTATTTACTATTTGAGAACATGTCAACTATTCAAATGATCCGCTGTAAGTACTTTGTAGGATTCCTTTGAAACTTGCACGTTTGTACTCTTGGGGCTCTGGCCTGTGAGAATGTTGCATGGCTGAAGATCCAGTGAAAATTcaggaatacagaaaatgctTGCCTCACgttaattttgcaaaataaacacagaaatgcacagTGATCTCCTAGCACTCCGTGTGTCTGAGAAGagtctgtttccttttctctgtactCTCCCCAACAGGAAGCcaaaaacagaaggaaggtctcctcccagctttgtcaTCTTAAACATGCGGCAAAGAAAGGGGGGGCTGGTTTGTTTGTGAAAGGCGTGATAAGAATAactattttgtgtttctgttagTTCCTCACATAGCGGAGCCCTCTAATAGCATCAGAAGCATAGCCATATATCTCAGTTCTGTTGTTTCATGGCAAAAGTGCTGGTTTGGGAGCAGGCAGATGATGTGATAATGTTTCTTCACCGAGTTTGGCATGTGCAAATGTTTGCAAGATTGGTCTTGTATTTGTTAACTTTTCTGCTTGCATAACAACCTTGTATTTATGCAAGATTTCTGCCAACTTCAGCAAAAAGCCATTCGGATGTATTTATAGATTGTAATTTCTGTATTCCAGTTAAGTTCTTGCCTCCTCCTTTGAGGAACTCTGGATGAAGCAAGTGAATATTTGGGAAATATAAGAAGACCCTGCTTTTTAAAGAGCAGACCTAgtggaaaaggagggaaagggattCAAGTCTGTCTCTGGAATACTTACTGAGAGTAACATTCGGAGCGGTTTCCCATGTTTGAATAAAGGGtgatttgctttctgaagtcaTGATACAGAATTGCTGGATTTTAAAAGTCGGTCAGTTCTCATGGGCCTTGGATGATTACAGGCTAGTAATTTCCACGGGTTGGGCAGAACAGGAGGACAGTAATTTCTGCTGTGACCTTTCTGTTCTACCCCGCTCCACTGATCCAATGTTAAAGCGACACCTTGGCCCCAGGAGAACCGCCACTCCAACCCATTGTCAGGTGCTGGATTCTGGCTGTCCCTGCACATAGTGGGCTCAGCCTCCTCCACAGTGTTGGACATCTGTACATGGAgttcctcttcctctgtcctATTGTTTCCACTAGAGGCTGTCAGCAGAAGCTGCCTGAGACCCTTCTAATCACGTAGACCCTAACCACTTGGTTTTATCTGTATGTGAGTCCAGTTCAAGATTGTCACCAGGATCTCTAGAACCCTCTGGTCTCCCCACCGCAGTGTGTTACAGAAATTGTGAAGTTGGCAGCTGGCCAATGTTAAAGAGCAAATTTGTCCATTGCAGCCTTGCTGCCCAGCTTGTAGCAGGTTCATCTGTTCAGAGCTGGGTAAATACAGCCATGTTCTCTCTTACCTGAGCCATACCTTCAGGTAGTCTTCAGCTCGTGGCATCAGTGCAGCAGGCGGTTCTTGCTGAGCATCCTCTTCTAGGAACAGCCGTCTTCTGCTTGGGTGTGGAGATCAGATCTTTTAAAATCTGCCTATATTTTCTAAggcaaaaataagaaagcaggATCTTGCATAGGCAGAACGCTTgtgcttttcttgctttgtatAAATAAACCTACCTACATGCCTTATAATGAAAATTATGCAAGCATATTAGAGCTGACTGGAAATGGCTGCTGGATCAACAGTGGCTGTTTTAGGAAGAtaattcagtgttttccagGAACCAAGTTACAAATGACGCCTGAAGTTAATGATCAATTCACTGTCAGGAATGATGGCAGATAATAGAGCACAGACAGGAGTGGCCTGTTCTCCTGGGCTGGGACCATGGCATCAGTTTAAAGCGGACCAGAGGAGCAGGGCCTCTTGGTGCTATACTAAACACAAGAGCTCCTGAGTGGAGAGCCCGGTCTTCCTGAAGCACAGGAGGATTAGAAGGTGAGGAAGTGAGACAGAGAGATGGCCTACAGTGATATCTGGAAAGCTTTGTCATATACTGTTTTTGGGGTTCTTTCCTTTATGGCCTTTCACAAGGGCAACTGGGATGGGGCTTAAGCAGCCTGGTctgatgggaggtgtccctgcccatggcagggggttggaactggatgatctttcaGGTTGcttccaagccaaaccattctatggtaCTGCAAAACTGCCAGGACTCCATAAACAACAGTGCTTAGGGTTGTGTTGGGCTAGTAATACAAGTATTAGACTAGTATTAACATCGTGTTAGTGTTTTCGTTAGGCTGTTACGGTTTCAATAAGGCTGTTGATAAATTCTTGGCTCCACATATAAGGTAATTTTtgcctctaaaaaaaaaaacaacaaaacaatacaaaacattaTGACACTGGAAAAACGAGATGTGTGCTATACTGTGTTTTATAAACACACCGTGAGTCTTTGCTGATGGGTTTCATAAGTGTGCTGTGTCAAGTTCAGTCTGAAAGGTTTTGTGAAAAATTACTGAAGAATTTTTGCAAGAATTGCTTTTTTATATCTGTGCGGAATGACCACTGTGTTGCAAGAAAATTAGGGGAGGAGTTTGCAAGAGCAACCCTCAGAAAGGTGGGAGTTGAATACAAGTATATGCAATTTGGAGTAGAGAAAACAGCAAGTCTTTTCAGAGGTCATCTTTAATTTCTAAAGCTTGGAAATGACAATGCTGAGCCTCACCACAGGGTTTCTGCTGTGGATGTGTTGTGCTATACATAAAGGTAAGTCATTAAATGGAAATCCATGCTTTTAACTGATGTGTAGTGACCGGTGACAATCAAGAAtaaggaactgaaaaataaatcacttgcCACTTTTAATAGAACCTGTTTCAGAAGTTCTGAATGAGAATTATGTTTTAGAATGGTGTATCTGAGAATATTTgcctctgtttgtttgtttgtttgagtttgcttctttgctttgtgCCTGAACTTAATGGCTCACCTAGCGAACCTGACTTACTACAAGACATAACCCCCtcaacatacatacatacaaattCCTTTGTGTTTCAATTTAGCTGCTGTTATTCTGAATATATgctattaaaatgcagaattctgatttgattttaaaacgTTATACAACTCTTAGGGTATTTTGTCATTTCAGTAAGTTCTATGACGAATGCAGCCTGAAGAAGGTCTTCACTGAATATGTACCTTTACTAAAATGATCAGTTTTAAGCTCTATAATTGATCCATTTTATACTATTGAGCATATCAAAACTCTTCTCCCTCCACACAGGCACGTCTTAGAAGTGCTTTCCATGCACATTCCTTATACTTTGAAAGAATGATCCAAGTTCCTTCATTTCAAAGTGATGGAACTAATTTTGGTAATTTGAGACAAACTGATTTAATCAAGGAATTAAAGAACATCGAGCATCATGGCTGTAAGTGTAAAACACTAGTTTAGTATAACACTGGAAAGCAAGAGCCGttctctgagaaattcagaagtTCATTCATCTTTTCAGTTCAAGTGTTTTTAGTTTAGTAACTCCCTCTTATGTGAAGACTGTGAAAATAGTATAGAAGCACAGTTTCTTAGAGCAAGGAGATTTATTAGTACAGTCTATTCCCAAATGCAGGGATGTAGGTTATCTGAATATTATTCTTCTCATGTGTAGCACCATTCTTTGGAGATCTCATTACTCTGCAGTATCTatcaaatgaaaagaatttGTATATCGCTTCTGCTGGAACAGCATGCGAACACCCACTTGTcattcattttgaagaaattggTGGTAGGAATAAATCAGGATGTAAAGAGCAAAGTGCAGCCAAATAACAGAAACCTGTGCACAGCTTCTGCAGGAGCAGCGTGTGAAGACCCACCTCTCGTTGAGTTTGGCAAAATTGTTAGTGGCGTTAAATCAGGATATGAGGAAAATGACAGAGTGCAATACACATGCAACCCTGGATATGCTTTATCAGGATCAGAATGGGTAACATGCCATGGAAAAGTCTGGATGCCTGGGCCACCTCAGTGTTTGGGTAAGGgtaattttttttgctgtttgccttGGCAACGGTGGACATTTCTCATTCTCTTGCACCTTGTACCATTACAAAACAGCAACTGGGAGCCAAAATGTACTACCCCACAGGGTGTTTTGCTGCCATTGGTGTTCACACCTCATTGCTTTCTCCATGGAGAACTGTAGTAGCAGTCACCCATGTGAGATGCACGAACCCTGCCGAACGAGTGCTGCGGCTCTGGTGCCAGCAGAAATCACAAGGCCGATGACAGTAAAGACTTTGTGTATAACATCGGCACCCTGCAGGGAAAGTCCTTTTCCATAACCTCTGAGAACAGTGGATAAGTTGGAAGGTTTGAACAAGAAATCACGGTCTATAACTGCCATGGTCTTGCACAGTCCTGTGGGGAAAGCCTTGTTGAGCCACCTCTGCACAAGCAGAACCCCTTGGGAGGACACGTGCTATGCATGTGGAAAGGAAGGCTGACAGCTTTTTGTTCATCATCTCCTGCACCTCTGGCTGGGGCATCCTTTGCCTAGAAAGGGCGGAAGGTTAGAAGGGGGCTATGGATTTCCTAACTCCTCCTGAATGGTAGCTCCCTTGTCCTGCTGCAGTCCATGACCCTGTTTTGAGTTACACTGAATGTCTGTGGTAAATGGACAGCAGGAAGAGTCCTGCAGGTGCTCCCATTTTCACCCATCAGCTTCAGGATGCTTCTTCTTGGAGTCTTACATTTTTGGATCCTGCAGTAGTCTTCTGCACGTCACAAGAAATAACCTGTCCATCTCAATTGATCTGTGTATGTTATCCAGTGGCTACGTGGTTAGCTAAATTCCCCTAGACAGTGGTATGTGCTGATGCtataaaaggcatttttttggAGGGAACAATACACTCATTCCATGTGTATCCCATTTCCAAAACTTTCAAGTTTGCatatcttttcagaaataccatGTGGAAGGATTCCAGCAGTTGCCAATGCTGTATTTGAAGGCAGGAATAAGGAAAAGTATGAGGCTGGTGAAACAATTCGCTACCAGTGTCACGAAGGATTTCAGGTCACTGGTCcccctgaaatattttgcagaaggGGAAATTGGTCAACACCACCGTTCTGTGAAGGTATAGGTTGTACTTCTAAGTAGTCTGTGATCCTTCTTAGTCTTTCAGGAACATTAAGTAACAGAACTCCAAGCCATACATGCAAGTGAGTCAGACCAGTAGAGCTGATCATCAAGTTGCTTTTAATAGGCTGCTGCAACACCTATTTTTCTGGTTCATGAGAAGCACCAAGCAGGACTGATCAGCAAAGAAATCTTTTCCCCTTCTGGACTGAAGCCAGTCGCCACAGCTTTGCTCACTGCTTAGATCAAGCAGTCAGAGGGCTATGGAGGAAAGGGTGTTGGCTGCAAAGAGTGACATAGCTGGTAGCCTTACATATCTTAATTTCGTATCACTAGAAATTTCAGTCTATGAAAGTTACATTCAAATTGCAAATAAATCACTTTGTTCTTCAGCGCTTTGGCACACAATGCTGAATGGCATCAGCCTGCACATGCAGCTGGTCTCTGCAACTCCCTTCCTCTTTTCAAGTCACTTTAGgcaaaaacaataataaataataattgcCTGGTGAAGTGTTGCAGAATGAAAACCACAGTATCTTCCTTTCCTACCTGTAGAAAATGACCTACCTTACACAAACCATCTGTCCTCATCAGGAATAATGGTGCTTCTCAATGCACCATTATTCTGTGATAGCCACATTCTGTGATAGCCATATTCTGTGATAGCCACATTACTGTCCTACTGTTCTTAAAGTCACCTCTCTTTTCAGATGTCAGATGTGAAAACCCACCTGAAATTCTCAATGGTCATATTACCAGTACTCAAAAGGAGAAATATCTGCCTGGTGCCAAAGTGCATTATGAATGTGAAATTAATTCTCAAATAATGGGTGTAAATTATGTCATTTGTTCAGATGGACACTGGACACAAGTGCCAAGTTGCAGAGGTAGGAATCTGTGCTTTCATTATGGCTGTTAGCTTCATGGGGACTGTTTGGATTACCTTAATACTAGAAAGACTTGTGTAAGGAATGTTTAAGGGCTCCTCTGTTGTGTTCAACCCTGTCAGACAGTACCGGAATGGCAGAAGCActagaggagaaaaacaggagtTCTCTGAGCCTCCACTATGACAGAGgtcccagcagagccccaggaaCTAAAACATGCAGATCGGCTAGGGTTCTGCAATGGCAAGAATGTTCCTCTGAAGAGGAGCTGTGCCGTCCTCCTATTCCCTGCCCAAATCTGTGGCTGGAGGCTGAAAAAGTGCAACTTGGCATTCGTACACCTTCATGGAGTCAACTTTGCTTACCTGTCCCATGAGCAGTGCAGGCTGATACCTCCTTCCAGAGCTCTACAGTTCAGCAGAGAGCCAGCTTGGCTGCTACATCTGTGATTTTCAGAAGCACTCGGGTTCTCAGCAGAGGGCTGTGGCCTTGCAAGGAGGCTTTTGTGCCATATGTTGTAGCTACAGAAATGTTGGCTTTTCCTAGAAGCTCTCACCATCCCTATCATCTTCTCAGAATCTGGAAGCTGTTCTGCTGCCATTGTCATGTTAATTCACATTCCTGGGGTTTACAGTGTTTAGAAACAATCATGGCCAAGGAAAAACGGGGGGAAAAGAATCAAGTCATGTTGGTAAGGCAGTATTGTTTCTTGCACTTAAGAGCATTATCTGCAGAGTAACACGACGATTCTCTTAACTGTAGTTTGTGTAGGGGAACATGTGAGTGCCTACAAATCGAGTGCAGAAATGTCTCTTTTCAGATGTGACGTGTGAACCTCCTCCAGAAATTGCTGGTGGAAAAGTTCAAGGTATTAAAAAGCCAAGGTATTTGCCTGGGGAGACAGCTCACTATCAGTGCTGGC
Protein-coding regions in this window:
- the F13B gene encoding coagulation factor XIII B chain gives rise to the protein PPPLPPHAHVIAARRTYHNGDKVRIQCQSKFEIRGSEEIQCEKGKWTSPPICIGSINKQESEPTSLELDAAIRTSKTYHSEEMKIQQSCTSPPVIKNGVLLSPLLLSYKNGSSVEYSCQLYHFLDGPSTVYCKQGNWTEQPTCLDPCILNVTAINNNNIELKWRREELMFLHGDLIEFECKEGYDFPQTTLLSPGRTQCNHGRLTYPKCVLKAPMEKCDSPPSIANGALTLPPLAQYESGSSVQYSCYDYHFLQGSERIYCSAGQWTSPPVCIEPCTLSKNEMEKNNVLLEGFYENQVYFYHGDYVGFYCKQNHFGEESGTTLFQVQCKRGQLEYPRCVKRGK
- the CFHR1 gene encoding complement factor H-related protein 1 isoform X1; this translates as MTMLSLTTGFLLWMCCAIHKASAGAACEDPPLVEFGKIVSGVKSGYEENDRVQYTCNPGYALSGSEWVTCHGKVWMPGPPQCLEIPCGRIPAVANAVFEGRNKEKYEAGETIRYQCHEGFQVTGPPEIFCRRGNWSTPPFCEDVRCENPPEILNGHITSTQKEKYLPGAKVHYECEINSQIMGVNYVICSDGHWTQVPSCRDVTCEPPPEIAGGKVQGIKKPRYLPGETAHYQCWQDFQMTGASTVTCQNGTWTELPQCKVNVLPGEGGKCGPPPDIENGDILSFPLPEYDQGQSVKYKCASFYILEGPEQITCTDGQWTNPPICLAACTASEEDMDRNNIELRWRGERKLYSTSGDFIEFDCKVGYVQDPASSPFRVQCMDGTLEYPRCKRGRNCILSEAEMKRNNIKLRWSRKRSNTYRSKETILFTCLFSYQEVSNPDDFEAQCKDGVINYPRCEWYFG
- the CFHR1 gene encoding complement factor H-related protein 1 isoform X6, with amino-acid sequence MTMLSLTTGFLLWMCCAIHKASAGAACEDPPLVEFGKIVSGVKSGYEENDRVQYTCNPGYALSGSEWVTCHGKVWMPGPPQCLEIPCGRIPAVANAVFEGRNKEKYEAGETIRYQCHEGFQVTGPPEIFCRRGNWSTPPFCEDVRCENPPEILNGHITSTQKEKYLPGAKVHYECEINSQIMGVNYVICSDGHWTQVPSCRDVTCEPPPEIAGGKVQGIKKPRYLPGETAHYQCWQDFQMTGASTVTCQNGTWTELPQCKAACTASEEDMDRNNIELRWRGERKLYSTSGDFIEFDCKVGYVQDPASSPFRVQCMDGTLEYPRCKRGRNCILSEAEMKRNNIKLRWSRKRSNTYRSKETILFTCLFSYQEVSNPDDFEAQCKDGVINYPRCEWYFG
- the CFHR1 gene encoding complement factor H-related protein 1 isoform X5 is translated as MTMLSLTTGFLLWMCCAIHKASAGAACEDPPLVEFGKIVSGVKSGYEENDRVQYTCNPGYALSGSEWVTCHGKVWMPGPPQCLEIPCGRIPAVANAVFEGRNKEKYEAGETIRYQCHEGFQVTGPPEIFCRRGNWSTPPFCEDVRCENPPEILNGHITSTQKEKYLPGAKVHYECEINSQIMGVNYVICSDGHWTQVPSCRGEGGKCGPPPDIENGDILSFPLPEYDQGQSVKYKCASFYILEGPEQITCTDGQWTNPPICLAACTASEEDMDRNNIELRWRGERKLYSTSGDFIEFDCKVGYVQDPASSPFRVQCMDGTLEYPRCKRGRNCILSEAEMKRNNIKLRWSRKRSNTYRSKETILFTCLFSYQEVSNPDDFEAQCKDGVINYPRCEWYFG
- the CFHR1 gene encoding complement factor H-related protein 1 isoform X2, whose product is MTMLSLTTGFLLWMCCAIHKASAGAACEDPPLVEFGKIVSGVKSGYEENDRVQYTCNPGYALSGSEWVTCHGKVWMPGPPQCLEIPCGRIPAVANAVFEGRNKEKYEAGETIRYQCHEGFQVTGPPEIFCRRGNWSTPPFCEDVRCENPPEILNGHITSTQKEKYLPGAKVHYECEINSQIMGVNYVICSDGHWTQVPSCRDVTCEPPPEIAGGKVQGIKKPRYLPGETAHYQCWQDFQMTGASTVTCQNGTWTELPQCKGEGGKCGPPPDIENGDILSFPLPEYDQGQSVKYKCASFYILEGPEQITCTDGQWTNPPICLAACTASEEDMDRNNIELRWRGERKLYSTSGDFIEFDCKVGYVQDPASSPFRVQCMDGTLEYPRCKRGRNCILSEAEMKRNNIKLRWSRKRSNTYRSKETILFTCLFSYQEVSNPDDFEAQCKDGVINYPRCEWYFG